A stretch of Deltaproteobacteria bacterium DNA encodes these proteins:
- a CDS encoding efflux RND transporter permease subunit — protein sequence MTITDLFIRRPVLAAVVNLIIIIAGLQAIKTLSVRQYPKSELATITVKTVYVGASPELVRGFITTPLERAIAAADGIDYMESQSSLGLSTITVHLKLNYDSTKALAEISSKVDQVRGDLPPESEIPILTIESAETRFASAYLSFSSHILKQNEITDYLLRVVQPRLSAIEGVQRADILGARTFAMRIWLKPDRMAALSVSPADVRKALAANNFLSAPGQSKGAYIQVNLTADTDLSDAEEFRRLVVREQNGSIIRLGDIADVVLGAEDYDAEVRFSGQTAVFIGIWPQPNANSLDVIRRVRAEMDEIQKIIPAGLEAGVAYDATRYISSAIRDVVKTLTETLVIVMVVIFLFLGSFRSVLIPVVAIPVSLVGGVFLMQAFGFTLNLLTLLAIVLSVGLVVDDAIVVVENVERHIREGAKPLDAAHLGARELIGPIIAMTITLAAVYLPIGLQGGLTGALFREFAFTLAGAVAISGVVALTLSPVMSSRLLKAEMEEKGLSGRISRNFDRLKWIYGRLLAKTLQARPAVYAVWIGTALLTIPMFQMSPKELAPSEDQGVIFGLLEAPADSTLDLNSHFAAAVNSVFMEIPETDHTFQITYPNSGFGGMATKPWDERKRNIFQIFPEVRDKLAALPGIRILPVLPPALPGGGHYPVEFVISSTADTEEILSFAQEIRDAATQSGMFAFPPTIDVKIDQPETQFIIDRDKVASLGLTLSEVGGDISAMVGGNYVNRFDMAGRSYKVIPQVERVQRLNPYQLQDIYITGPDGRLIALSTVAGIQSTVAPRSLNRFQQLNSVKISGVAIRPLDEALQFLEDQAAALLPKGYFIDYTGESRQLRTEGNKFLPAFGLAIVLIFLVLAAQFDSFRDPFVILAGSVPLAVFGALIFTFLKIPDPNAPFWTNGWTTTLNIYSQVGLVTLVGIVSKNGILIVEFANQLQIRGLSKLEAVHQAAMTRLRPILMTTAATIAGHFPLTLVTGPGAEARNSIGLVLVGGMFIGTLFTLFVLPSIYMLVARDHGAGRDLVAALK from the coding sequence ATGACCATCACCGATCTCTTCATACGCCGCCCGGTCCTTGCTGCGGTCGTAAACCTCATCATCATCATAGCGGGCCTACAGGCCATCAAGACCCTCTCGGTCCGCCAGTACCCCAAAAGCGAGCTTGCGACCATCACCGTGAAGACGGTCTATGTGGGGGCGAGCCCTGAGCTCGTCCGCGGCTTCATCACCACGCCCCTTGAGCGGGCGATCGCCGCTGCAGACGGGATCGACTACATGGAATCCCAGAGCAGCCTCGGACTTTCCACCATCACAGTGCACCTGAAACTGAATTATGACAGCACCAAGGCCCTTGCCGAGATCAGTTCCAAGGTGGACCAGGTGCGTGGAGACCTTCCACCCGAATCCGAAATCCCTATACTCACCATAGAATCGGCCGAGACCCGGTTTGCATCTGCATATCTGAGCTTTTCGTCCCATATCCTGAAACAGAACGAGATCACTGACTATCTCTTACGGGTGGTACAGCCCAGGCTTTCTGCCATCGAGGGGGTCCAGAGGGCGGACATCCTCGGGGCCCGCACCTTTGCCATGCGCATCTGGCTCAAGCCCGATCGCATGGCCGCCCTCTCCGTGAGCCCTGCCGATGTGCGCAAGGCCCTTGCAGCGAACAACTTCCTCTCTGCCCCCGGACAGAGCAAGGGCGCCTACATCCAGGTGAATCTCACCGCAGACACGGATCTCTCGGACGCAGAAGAATTCCGTCGCCTCGTAGTCAGGGAGCAAAACGGGAGCATCATCCGCCTCGGTGACATCGCAGACGTGGTCCTCGGGGCAGAGGACTACGACGCCGAGGTCCGGTTCTCTGGCCAGACCGCGGTCTTCATAGGTATCTGGCCCCAGCCGAACGCCAACTCCCTCGATGTCATACGGCGTGTCCGGGCCGAGATGGACGAGATCCAGAAGATCATCCCGGCAGGACTCGAGGCAGGCGTCGCCTACGACGCAACCAGGTACATCTCGAGTGCCATTCGGGACGTGGTCAAGACACTGACCGAGACCCTTGTCATCGTCATGGTGGTGATCTTCCTCTTCCTCGGCTCCTTCCGCTCTGTCCTCATACCGGTGGTAGCCATCCCGGTCTCCCTCGTGGGCGGCGTATTTCTCATGCAGGCCTTCGGGTTCACCCTGAACCTCCTGACACTCCTTGCCATAGTACTCTCGGTCGGGCTTGTGGTGGACGATGCCATCGTGGTGGTGGAAAACGTGGAGCGTCACATCAGGGAAGGGGCAAAACCCCTTGATGCGGCCCATCTCGGTGCCAGGGAGCTGATCGGGCCCATCATAGCCATGACCATCACCCTTGCCGCGGTCTACCTCCCCATCGGCCTCCAGGGAGGACTTACCGGGGCCCTCTTTCGGGAATTCGCCTTTACGCTCGCAGGGGCGGTGGCCATCTCAGGGGTCGTGGCGCTGACCCTCTCTCCTGTCATGTCCTCTCGCCTGCTTAAGGCAGAGATGGAGGAAAAGGGCCTTTCAGGCCGTATATCCCGGAATTTCGACCGTCTGAAGTGGATTTACGGCCGACTTCTCGCAAAGACCCTCCAGGCAAGACCCGCAGTCTATGCGGTATGGATCGGGACGGCCCTCCTCACCATCCCCATGTTCCAGATGTCTCCCAAGGAACTCGCCCCGAGCGAGGACCAGGGGGTCATATTCGGCCTTCTCGAGGCCCCTGCCGACTCCACCCTGGATCTGAACAGTCACTTTGCAGCCGCAGTGAATTCAGTCTTCATGGAGATCCCAGAGACTGACCACACCTTCCAGATAACGTATCCGAACTCAGGCTTCGGGGGCATGGCCACCAAGCCCTGGGACGAACGGAAACGGAACATCTTTCAGATCTTTCCGGAGGTGAGGGACAAGCTCGCGGCCCTGCCAGGCATACGGATCTTGCCAGTACTGCCTCCGGCCCTTCCCGGAGGGGGCCATTACCCGGTGGAGTTCGTGATCTCATCCACGGCGGATACCGAAGAGATCCTCTCGTTTGCGCAAGAGATCCGGGACGCCGCGACCCAAAGCGGCATGTTCGCGTTTCCCCCCACCATCGACGTAAAGATCGATCAGCCTGAAACCCAATTTATCATAGACCGGGACAAGGTGGCGTCCCTTGGTCTCACGCTGAGCGAGGTGGGCGGGGACATCAGCGCCATGGTGGGCGGCAATTACGTCAACCGCTTCGACATGGCAGGCAGGAGCTACAAGGTCATTCCTCAGGTGGAAAGGGTCCAGCGCCTCAATCCTTATCAACTGCAAGACATATACATCACCGGCCCGGACGGAAGGCTCATTGCCTTGAGCACGGTGGCTGGCATTCAGAGCACGGTCGCCCCCCGATCCCTGAACCGATTCCAGCAGCTCAATTCAGTCAAGATCAGCGGGGTCGCCATTCGTCCCCTCGACGAGGCCCTCCAGTTCCTCGAAGACCAGGCCGCAGCCCTCCTTCCCAAGGGATATTTCATCGACTACACGGGTGAGTCACGTCAGCTTCGCACCGAGGGAAACAAGTTTCTTCCCGCCTTTGGACTGGCCATCGTACTCATCTTTCTCGTCCTTGCTGCCCAGTTCGATAGCTTCCGGGATCCCTTCGTGATCCTTGCAGGTTCGGTCCCGCTTGCCGTTTTCGGGGCCCTTATCTTCACCTTCCTCAAGATTCCAGATCCCAATGCGCCCTTCTGGACCAATGGGTGGACGACTACACTAAACATCTACTCCCAGGTGGGACTTGTGACCCTCGTTGGAATCGTCTCCAAGAACGGCATCCTGATCGTGGAGTTTGCAAACCAGCTCCAGATCCGGGGTCTGTCCAAGCTCGAGGCCGTGCATCAGGCGGCCATGACGCGTCTGCGCCCGATCCTCATGACCACTGCAGCGACGATAGCAGGCCATTTCCCGCTCACCCTCGTCACTGGCCCAGGGGCCGAGGCCCGAAACTCCATCGGTCTCGTGCTCGTGGGCGGCATGTTCATCGGCACCCTCTTCACCCTTTTTGTGCTCCCATCCATATACATGCTGGTTGCCAGGGACCACGGGGCAGGAAGGGATCTGGTGGCCGCCCTCAAGTGA
- a CDS encoding NAD-dependent epimerase/dehydratase family protein, which translates to MKVLVTGGSGFIGRHLLNALLARGDEVVVLSRRPDPFAIGDMPPILRFVQGDLTSSRSITGVAYDAEVVYHLAGLAHREGGGFPEDMHWRVTVDGTRHLLNEAIQAGVRRFVFVSSVKAMGEGTEGCLDETSPAAPKTAYGIAKRKAEELVIEKGREFGMHVCVLRLPLVYGPGNKGNIPRMIKAIDRGIFPPIPEVGNSRSMVHVEDVVQALLLASECPAANGKIYLVTDGRAYSTREIYKAILKALGRDVPRWTVPAWALRWVARTADAVLRMAGRSRPSCTAELEKLLCSAWYDPTRIRHELGFKPRHTLFDALADMVADYKTCEVASIGKG; encoded by the coding sequence ATGAAGGTCCTTGTCACCGGCGGCAGCGGTTTCATCGGTCGGCATCTCCTGAATGCCCTTCTGGCAAGGGGAGATGAGGTGGTCGTCCTGTCCCGCCGCCCTGATCCATTCGCAATAGGTGACATGCCTCCAATCCTCCGCTTCGTGCAGGGGGATTTGACGTCTTCCCGGTCTATCACAGGCGTGGCGTATGATGCCGAGGTTGTTTATCACCTGGCTGGCCTCGCCCACAGGGAAGGGGGCGGTTTTCCTGAGGATATGCATTGGCGTGTGACCGTAGATGGGACGCGCCATCTCCTAAATGAGGCAATACAGGCCGGGGTTCGGCGCTTCGTGTTCGTGAGCAGTGTCAAGGCCATGGGAGAGGGCACGGAAGGCTGCCTCGACGAGACCTCGCCTGCGGCTCCGAAAACGGCCTATGGCATTGCCAAGCGCAAGGCAGAGGAGCTTGTCATCGAAAAGGGTCGCGAATTCGGCATGCATGTCTGCGTCTTGCGCCTCCCGCTTGTGTACGGGCCCGGAAACAAAGGGAACATCCCTCGCATGATCAAGGCGATCGACCGGGGGATTTTCCCGCCCATACCAGAGGTCGGAAACAGCCGTTCTATGGTCCACGTGGAAGATGTGGTACAGGCGCTGCTCCTTGCATCAGAGTGTCCGGCTGCAAATGGAAAGATCTATCTCGTGACCGACGGTCGTGCATACTCTACGCGGGAGATCTACAAGGCCATTCTCAAGGCACTCGGCCGCGATGTCCCGAGGTGGACGGTTCCTGCCTGGGCCCTGAGATGGGTTGCGCGGACCGCAGACGCGGTTCTCCGAATGGCGGGCCGATCCCGGCCATCCTGCACGGCTGAGCTGGAAAAGCTGCTCTGTTCAGCCTGGTACGATCCTACCAGGATACGACATGAGCTTGGCTTCAAACCTCGCCATACGTTGTTTGATGCCTTAGCAGATATGGTTGCAGATTACAAAACCTGCGAGGTGGCTTCCATCGGCAAAGGATGA
- the amrB gene encoding AmmeMemoRadiSam system protein B — translation MTIRRAAVAGQFYDGDPKLLNFRLSQYIGTVAKARPAIALIAPHAGYMYSGAVAGAAYAEVDVPETVVILGVNHTGLGARAAVMATGAWAMPMGTVPIASDLASLLLGMTSSLEDDVTAHLYEHSLEVQVPFLQFRQPALRIVPICLGGLAYDTCEEIGGAIALAVGRYGKPALIVASTDMTHYESQERANAQDRLAIDRILALDPRGLYETVRGHGISMCGVIPTTITLVAAKALGAKRARLVRYATSGDVTGDYRQVVGYASFIVD, via the coding sequence ATGACCATAAGGCGTGCAGCCGTTGCCGGACAGTTTTACGATGGTGATCCGAAACTTCTGAACTTTCGTCTCTCCCAGTACATCGGAACGGTGGCAAAGGCACGGCCTGCGATCGCCCTGATCGCTCCTCATGCGGGGTACATGTACTCGGGTGCGGTGGCGGGCGCGGCTTACGCTGAGGTGGATGTCCCTGAGACGGTCGTCATCCTCGGGGTGAACCATACAGGGCTCGGGGCGAGGGCGGCGGTCATGGCCACAGGCGCGTGGGCCATGCCCATGGGAACCGTCCCGATCGCAAGCGACCTCGCGTCTCTTCTCCTTGGTATGACATCGTCCCTTGAGGACGACGTGACCGCCCATCTCTACGAGCACTCTCTCGAGGTCCAGGTTCCCTTTCTCCAGTTTCGGCAACCGGCCTTGAGGATCGTCCCTATCTGTCTCGGGGGCCTTGCCTACGACACGTGTGAGGAGATCGGAGGGGCCATAGCCCTGGCTGTCGGGAGATACGGAAAACCGGCCCTCATCGTCGCGAGCACGGACATGACCCATTACGAGTCCCAGGAAAGGGCGAATGCCCAAGACAGGCTCGCTATCGACCGGATCCTCGCCCTCGATCCCAGGGGTCTCTACGAGACGGTCCGTGGCCACGGGATCTCCATGTGCGGCGTGATCCCCACGACCATCACACTCGTTGCCGCCAAGGCCTTGGGGGCGAAGAGGGCGCGCCTTGTCCGCTACGCCACCTCAGGGGATGTCACTGGCGATTATCGCCAGGTGGTGGGATATGCAAGTTTCATAGTGGACTGA
- the prfB gene encoding peptide chain release factor 2, whose amino-acid sequence MSRRSQRASPSLEASSNTSEVIFDEDHIDKRLSEIEKELLKPDFWEGPTAKEILKERSDLKEQRELIASLAARHEELVFFLDMVRTEGDEDALKEVIKGAERLRADLEQAETVRLLSGKYDRNNAILTIHAGAGGTEAQDWADMLLRMYLRWAERHGFSVKMLDLAPGEEAGIKGATVLVEGTYAYGYLQGETGVHRLVRISPFDASGRRHTSFASVFVAPELDESIEVEINEKDLRIDTYRASGAGGQHVNKTSSAVRITHIPTGIVVQCQNERSQHKNKAYAMKILMARLYELEIAKKEAEKQKLHSEKKEIAWGSQIRSYVLQPYQLCKDNRTDMEVGNVIGVLDGDLDPFIRAYLELKGTSK is encoded by the coding sequence ATATCCAGGAGATCGCAGCGAGCGTCGCCGAGCTTGGAAGCAAGCTCGAACACCTCAGAGGTTATCTTTGATGAGGATCACATAGACAAACGGCTTTCCGAGATCGAAAAGGAGCTCTTGAAGCCCGATTTTTGGGAAGGCCCGACCGCCAAGGAGATACTCAAGGAGAGATCCGACCTGAAGGAACAGCGCGAGCTCATCGCGTCCCTTGCCGCACGTCACGAGGAACTTGTCTTTTTTCTCGACATGGTCCGCACGGAAGGGGACGAAGATGCCCTGAAAGAGGTGATAAAGGGCGCCGAGCGGCTTCGGGCGGATCTGGAGCAGGCCGAGACCGTCCGGCTGCTTTCGGGAAAATACGACAGGAACAACGCCATCCTCACCATCCACGCCGGTGCCGGAGGGACTGAGGCCCAGGATTGGGCAGACATGCTTCTTCGAATGTATCTCCGGTGGGCGGAGCGCCACGGTTTTTCCGTAAAGATGCTGGATCTCGCCCCTGGAGAAGAAGCTGGGATCAAGGGCGCCACAGTACTCGTGGAAGGGACATACGCCTATGGATATCTCCAGGGCGAGACTGGTGTCCACAGGCTTGTGCGCATCTCCCCATTCGATGCCTCGGGACGGCGGCATACGTCCTTTGCCTCAGTATTCGTGGCTCCGGAGCTGGATGAATCCATCGAGGTGGAGATAAACGAAAAGGACCTTCGCATCGACACGTACCGTGCAAGCGGGGCGGGCGGCCAGCACGTCAACAAGACAAGCTCGGCAGTACGGATCACCCATATTCCCACCGGGATAGTGGTCCAGTGCCAGAACGAGCGTTCCCAGCACAAGAACAAGGCCTATGCCATGAAGATCCTCATGGCCCGGCTCTACGAGCTCGAGATAGCCAAAAAGGAGGCGGAAAAACAGAAGCTCCACAGCGAAAAGAAAGAGATCGCGTGGGGAAGCCAGATCCGCTCCTATGTCCTTCAGCCCTATCAGCTCTGCAAGGACAACCGGACCGACATGGAAGTAGGAAACGTCATAGGGGTCCTGGACGGGGATCTGGACCCATTCATCCGGGCGTACCTGGAACTCAAGGGGACCTCAAAATGA
- a CDS encoding RNA methyltransferase, with amino-acid sequence MKVNLDNISIILNRPRFPENIGAAARCCRNMGIPELMVVRPENLDQERMLRMATSEAEDLIQKLVVHDSLEDALAPFNYAVGTTARTGRQRRPTDTPRTLPFRLAPLSQENRIALVFGSENWGLSNEDLRLCHFLVTIPTASFSSINLAQSVMIICYELFMAESREELFQPRIATIQEMEGMYRHLDEALRAIGFIHPRAPDYWMTNVRRFFSRLDLRSREVRLVRGFCRQLLWAVGQGRLHAQAQQEGPVTSPRTSLPSS; translated from the coding sequence ATGAAGGTCAACCTGGACAACATCAGCATCATCCTGAACAGACCCCGTTTTCCTGAAAATATCGGGGCGGCCGCCCGCTGCTGCCGTAACATGGGCATTCCAGAACTCATGGTCGTGAGACCAGAAAACCTCGACCAGGAACGGATGCTCCGCATGGCCACATCCGAGGCCGAGGACCTTATCCAAAAACTCGTTGTCCACGACAGCTTGGAGGATGCCCTAGCCCCTTTCAACTACGCGGTGGGAACGACCGCAAGGACCGGTCGCCAGCGTAGGCCTACCGACACCCCCCGCACCCTACCCTTTCGTCTTGCCCCCTTGAGCCAGGAAAACCGGATCGCCCTCGTCTTCGGTTCGGAAAACTGGGGGCTTTCCAACGAGGATCTTCGGCTTTGCCACTTTCTTGTCACCATCCCAACGGCCTCTTTTTCCTCCATCAACTTGGCCCAGAGCGTCATGATCATCTGCTACGAACTCTTCATGGCAGAGTCCAGGGAGGAACTTTTCCAGCCCAGAATCGCAACCATCCAGGAAATGGAGGGTATGTACCGCCACCTGGACGAGGCCCTTCGGGCCATCGGTTTCATCCACCCTCGGGCGCCCGATTACTGGATGACAAACGTCAGGCGTTTTTTTTCCCGCCTTGACCTGAGAAGCCGGGAGGTGAGACTCGTGAGGGGTTTTTGCAGGCAGCTCCTCTGGGCCGTGGGGCAGGGACGTCTTCATGCCCAGGCCCAGCAGGAAGGACCGGTTACCAGTCCACGCACTTCACTTCCTTCTTCTTGA
- a CDS encoding type I restriction enzyme HsdR N-terminal domain-containing protein, translating into MPTHTHKNPLYIKIPCFLTGRLVLDTDRERIRQKLARHLVHELGYRIEDFILDREIPVEFNGKRQVSIIDLLVVIDGRSMMVLRFGPGSVITRESGTISAARLVEPDYIVPWAVQANLFDASFIDVVKKKAVGYGWEAIPSRSDLINLCSTWPPPVLPPERIPFEERILFSYDKPA; encoded by the coding sequence ATGCCCACGCATACACACAAAAATCCCCTTTATATAAAGATTCCGTGCTTTCTCACCGGACGTCTCGTCCTCGATACGGACCGGGAAAGGATCAGGCAAAAACTCGCCAGGCACCTCGTCCATGAACTCGGCTACCGCATCGAGGACTTCATCCTCGATCGGGAAATCCCCGTGGAGTTCAATGGAAAGAGACAGGTATCCATCATAGATCTCCTCGTTGTGATCGACGGGCGATCCATGATGGTCCTGCGATTCGGGCCTGGATCGGTCATCACAAGGGAGTCGGGGACCATCTCCGCGGCCCGTCTCGTCGAACCCGACTACATCGTCCCATGGGCGGTTCAGGCCAACCTCTTCGATGCCTCCTTCATCGACGTGGTGAAAAAAAAGGCGGTAGGATACGGATGGGAGGCCATTCCGTCCCGATCCGATCTCATAAATTTATGTTCGACATGGCCTCCTCCTGTCCTGCCTCCGGAAAGGATCCCCTTCGAGGAACGGATCCTCTTTTCCTACGATAAACCCGCCTGA
- the lnt gene encoding apolipoprotein N-acyltransferase, producing MTAFFPILSGLLIAGAFPPFSLSHLIWFCLVPLLFAVAGKGIRKGMSYGLVTGFVSFFGILWWLAPTISRFGHLPPWFSWPVICLLIAYLAIYPAVWAGGAAWVSRKSPILGPIALLPAAWTLLEWLREHLFSGFPWASLAYALSKSPSLIQTADLWGHFGISYLIVLANVLLWIAVSAPKPSWRPYPVLAVVLGLLFLHLHGSQRIRSVMVEDALVPALAVSAVQGNVPQDIKWDPGFQAETIAIYRDLSREAVRELGDLGKPGRRLLVWPETSAPFYFQEDGPLRIEILGIARDLDTMILLGSPAYEDGSDGMAFFNSAFLVGPDGSVAGRYDKVHLVPFGEYLPLGPLSAWAKDLLPFAGDFREGESSRPLAWGMDVKVGCLICFESIFPDRAREIVRQGADVIAVITNDAWFGRTGAPYQHEDMAVFRAVETRRWLVRSANTGVSSIISPWGERTAQTKIFERTAVSGEVRLRNGQGLYVRTGPTFFLTLCLALVIFALFYASRKLQREERI from the coding sequence ATGACGGCATTTTTCCCCATCCTTTCCGGTCTGCTCATCGCCGGGGCCTTTCCTCCCTTTTCCCTCTCCCATCTCATCTGGTTTTGCCTGGTCCCTCTCCTTTTTGCAGTCGCAGGCAAGGGCATACGTAAAGGGATGTCTTACGGCCTTGTTACAGGGTTCGTTTCCTTTTTCGGGATCCTTTGGTGGCTGGCCCCTACCATATCCAGGTTTGGGCACCTTCCACCGTGGTTTTCCTGGCCGGTCATCTGTCTCCTCATCGCCTATCTTGCCATCTATCCTGCCGTATGGGCAGGGGGCGCGGCATGGGTGAGCCGAAAAAGCCCGATTCTCGGCCCTATTGCACTTCTCCCTGCTGCGTGGACCCTTCTCGAATGGCTCAGGGAGCACCTCTTTTCCGGCTTTCCATGGGCGAGTCTCGCCTACGCCCTCTCAAAAAGTCCATCCCTCATTCAGACGGCGGATCTGTGGGGCCACTTCGGGATCTCGTACCTGATCGTCCTTGCCAACGTCCTTCTCTGGATCGCAGTGTCCGCCCCGAAACCCTCCTGGAGGCCCTATCCAGTCCTTGCCGTCGTCCTCGGGTTACTTTTCCTCCATCTCCACGGAAGCCAACGGATCCGGTCCGTCATGGTGGAGGACGCCTTAGTTCCTGCCCTTGCCGTCTCCGCTGTTCAAGGGAACGTGCCGCAGGACATCAAGTGGGACCCGGGCTTTCAGGCCGAGACCATCGCCATCTACCGGGACCTTTCCCGAGAAGCCGTCAGGGAATTGGGCGACCTTGGGAAACCCGGCCGCCGTCTCCTCGTGTGGCCCGAGACCTCCGCACCCTTCTACTTCCAGGAAGACGGACCCCTCAGGATCGAAATCCTCGGCATCGCACGGGATCTCGACACCATGATCCTGCTCGGGAGTCCCGCCTACGAGGACGGGTCTGACGGGATGGCATTTTTCAACAGCGCCTTTCTCGTAGGGCCGGACGGATCGGTCGCTGGCAGATACGACAAGGTCCACCTCGTACCCTTCGGTGAGTATCTCCCCCTCGGCCCGCTGAGTGCCTGGGCCAAGGACCTCCTCCCATTTGCCGGAGACTTCCGGGAAGGCGAGTCCTCGCGTCCGCTCGCATGGGGAATGGATGTGAAGGTTGGGTGCCTCATCTGTTTCGAAAGCATCTTTCCCGACCGTGCGCGCGAAATCGTGCGGCAAGGCGCTGATGTGATAGCCGTCATCACGAATGATGCGTGGTTCGGTCGGACCGGGGCCCCTTACCAGCACGAGGACATGGCCGTGTTCCGGGCCGTCGAGACGAGGCGGTGGCTCGTCCGATCGGCCAACACTGGGGTGAGTTCCATCATCTCGCCCTGGGGGGAAAGGACCGCCCAGACAAAGATCTTCGAGCGGACCGCTGTGTCCGGAGAGGTCAGGCTACGAAACGGACAAGGCCTTTATGTCCGCACTGGTCCGACATTTTTTTTGACTTTGTGTCTTGCTCTCGTTATTTTTGCTCTCTTTTACGCCTCGAGAAAACTTCAGAGGGAGGAACGGATATGA
- a CDS encoding biotin--[acetyl-CoA-carboxylase] ligase: MYKESSFFRTMSIKPFSELEGLIRLSRLRDLSLDHGLLPEHAERVFRRGADIGSRIYWCEGPERLMPRAREEIIRAEAEKRSIPSGTVWMTDRIEGAKGRRERVWWAPPGGIYACLAISPFLLEENWSFYSLGLGVAIAQVLREWGVPATVRWINDVLVSGKKVAGVLTEAIRLKDCSYLLFGIGINVNIKAFPDHLPEATSILLETGRECPIPALAADVLARIGWIFGLLHEWEARVMDEDDPDMENPALSAWTLASDTLGRDVAYGMDAERSPEIIARAVALSRDGGLVLETKSGERFTVRSGEIRYCSF; the protein is encoded by the coding sequence ATGTATAAAGAGTCTTCCTTTTTCCGAACAATGTCAATCAAGCCTTTTTCAGAGCTCGAAGGCCTCATCCGCCTCTCGCGCCTCCGGGACCTCTCCCTCGATCACGGCCTATTGCCGGAACACGCTGAACGGGTCTTTCGGCGGGGCGCAGACATCGGGTCCAGGATATACTGGTGCGAAGGGCCGGAAAGGCTCATGCCCCGTGCACGGGAGGAGATCATCCGGGCCGAGGCCGAGAAGCGGTCCATTCCGTCTGGCACTGTATGGATGACGGATCGTATCGAGGGTGCCAAGGGGCGCAGGGAACGGGTCTGGTGGGCGCCCCCAGGCGGCATCTACGCGTGTCTTGCCATCTCCCCTTTCCTGCTCGAGGAGAACTGGTCCTTCTATTCCCTTGGACTTGGCGTGGCCATCGCCCAGGTACTCAGGGAGTGGGGGGTTCCTGCGACCGTCAGGTGGATCAACGACGTCCTCGTCTCAGGGAAAAAGGTGGCTGGGGTCCTCACCGAGGCCATACGACTCAAGGACTGTTCGTATCTCCTTTTCGGGATCGGGATCAACGTAAACATAAAGGCCTTTCCGGATCATCTTCCCGAGGCGACGTCCATCCTGTTGGAAACAGGCAGAGAATGCCCTATCCCAGCCCTTGCTGCTGACGTTCTCGCCCGGATCGGCTGGATCTTTGGACTCCTTCACGAATGGGAGGCCCGGGTGATGGACGAGGATGACCCAGACATGGAGAACCCGGCCCTATCGGCATGGACGCTCGCTTCCGACACCCTCGGCCGGGATGTGGCCTACGGAATGGACGCGGAACGATCCCCGGAGATCATCGCACGGGCCGTTGCCCTTTCTCGGGACGGAGGTCTCGTGCTCGAGACGAAGTCAGGCGAGAGGTTTACGGTCAGATCAGGTGAGATCCGCTATTGCTCATTTTGA